The Panthera uncia isolate 11264 chromosome C2, Puncia_PCG_1.0, whole genome shotgun sequence genome contains a region encoding:
- the RWDD2B gene encoding RWD domain-containing protein 2B, with protein sequence MIDTEQAEAQLSELDLLASMFPGENELIVNDQLALAEVKDCIEKRTMDGRSSKVYFTINMNLDISEEEMVMFSLACILPFKYPEVLPEITVRSVSLSRSQQTQLNTDLTAYLQKNCLGDVCILNATEWVRDHASGYISRDTTPCPAPGSTVQLVDLILTRLWIYSHHIYNKCKRKNILEWAKELSLSGFSMPGKPGVVCVEGPQSACEEFWSRLRKLNWKRILIRHREDIPFDGANDKIERERKFSCFEEKVFSVNGARGNHMDFGQLYQFLNSKGCADVFQMFFGVEGQ encoded by the exons ATGATTGATACTGAACAGGCAGAGGCCCAGCTCTCTGAGCTAGACCTGCTCGCCAGTATGTTCCCTGGTGAAAACGAGCTCATAGTGAATGACCAGCTGGCTTTAGCAGAAGTGAAAGATTGTATTGAAAAGAGGACAATGGATGGACGATCTTCAAAAGTTTACTTTACTATCAATATGAACCTGGACATATCTGAGGAAGAAATG GTGATGTTTTCTCTGGCCTGTATTCTTCCCTTTAAATACCCTGAAGTTCTGCCTGAAATTACTGTCAG ATCAGTATCACTAAGCAGATCTCAGCAGACTCAGCTGAACACAGATCTAACTGCATACCTGCAAAAGAACTGTCTCGGAGATGTCTGTATATTGAATGCCACAGAGTGGGTTAGAGACCATGCTTCTGGCTATATCAGCAGAGACACCACACCTTGCCCTGCTCCAGGAAGTACAGTCCAGCTAGTTGATCTCATTCTCACAAGACTGTGGATCTATAGCCATCACATCTacaacaaatgcaaaagaaagaatattctagAGTGGGCAAAGGAGCTTTCCCTCTCTGGATTTAGCATGCCTGGGAAACCTGGTGTTGTCTGTGTGGAAGGCCCACAAAGTgcctgtgaagaattctggtcaAG ACTCAGAAAATTAAACTGGAAGAGAATTTTAATTCGCCATCGAGAAGACATTCCTTTTGATGGtgcaaatgacaaaattgaaagagaaagaaaattttcatgttttgaagaaaaagtatTCAGCGTGAATGGAGCCCGAGGAAACCATATGGATTTCGGTCAGCtgtatcagtttttaaattccaaaggTTGTGCAGATGTTTTCCAGATGTTCTTTGGTGTGGAAGGACAATGA